The following proteins come from a genomic window of Paucimonas lemoignei:
- the ycgE_3 gene encoding MerR family transcriptional regulator, with product MNEISQPVPDNVPLMAEEWLPIREVSRQTGVNAVTLRAWERRYGLIVPHRTPKGHRLYSDAHVQRVMHILTWLNRGVSVSQVKNLIDSRQPDTLVPGSDWDALKQNLSKAIGELAERRVDDLFNQAMSLYPPRTVCEQLVLPLLEELESRWQGQFGGQMERAFFYSWLRSKLGARIYHNNRQVSGAPVLLVNHSDLPMEPHLWLSAWLISTADCPVEVFDWPLPNGELALAAEFLKPRAVLLYSSKALNTAQLSKLLINVPCPTVLAGTSVRIHCDELGESISKIEGLHLAQDPIGALAALQLLDIFKE from the coding sequence ATGAATGAGATCAGTCAACCCGTGCCCGACAACGTGCCGCTCATGGCAGAAGAATGGCTGCCGATCCGCGAAGTCTCGCGCCAGACTGGTGTCAACGCGGTCACCCTGCGAGCCTGGGAGCGCCGATACGGACTGATCGTGCCCCATCGCACTCCAAAAGGTCATCGGCTGTACTCAGACGCTCATGTCCAGCGCGTGATGCACATCCTGACGTGGCTTAATCGCGGCGTGTCCGTCAGCCAGGTAAAAAACCTCATTGATAGTCGCCAGCCCGACACCCTTGTCCCCGGCAGTGACTGGGACGCGCTCAAGCAGAACCTGAGCAAAGCCATTGGCGAACTGGCCGAACGTCGAGTCGATGACCTGTTCAATCAGGCCATGTCGCTGTACCCGCCGCGCACCGTGTGCGAACAGTTGGTGTTGCCACTGCTGGAGGAGCTGGAAAGCCGCTGGCAGGGCCAGTTTGGCGGACAGATGGAACGCGCGTTCTTCTACTCCTGGCTGCGCAGCAAGCTGGGTGCCCGGATCTACCACAACAACCGCCAGGTCAGCGGCGCCCCGGTATTGCTGGTCAACCATTCAGACCTGCCGATGGAGCCGCACCTGTGGCTCAGCGCCTGGCTGATCAGCACCGCCGACTGCCCGGTGGAAGTCTTCGACTGGCCACTGCCCAACGGCGAGCTGGCACTGGCCGCCGAATTCCTCAAGCCTCGGGCCGTGTTGCTGTATTCGAGCAAAGCCCTCAATACCGCGCAGCTTTCGAAACTGCTGATCAACGTGCCCTGCCCGACTGTGTTGGCGGGCACCAGCGTGCGCATCCACTGCGATGAACTGGGCGAATCGATCAGCAAGATCGAAGGCCTGCACCTGGCCCAGGACCCCATCGGCGCGCTGGCAGCTCTGCAGCTACTGGATATTTTCAAGGAATGA
- the hpt gene encoding hypoxanthine-guanine phosphoribosyltransferase has protein sequence MSADLEHIRQIMREADCLYTEAEVEAAIARVGAQINAELAERNPVVFCVMNGGLIFTGKLLTHLNFPLEASYLHATRYRNETSGGDLFWKAKPEVSFIDRDVLIIDDILDEGHTLGAIIDFCKHAGARAVHTAVLIDKDHDRKARPDLKADFVGLPCIDRFIFGYGMDYKGYWRNAAGIYAVKGM, from the coding sequence ATGTCTGCTGATCTCGAGCATATCCGTCAAATCATGCGCGAGGCTGACTGCCTGTACACAGAGGCTGAAGTCGAAGCTGCCATCGCCCGAGTCGGTGCGCAGATCAACGCCGAGCTGGCCGAGCGCAACCCAGTGGTGTTCTGCGTGATGAATGGCGGGCTGATCTTCACCGGCAAGCTGCTGACGCATCTGAACTTTCCGCTGGAAGCGTCCTACCTGCACGCTACCCGTTATCGCAACGAAACCAGCGGCGGCGACCTGTTCTGGAAGGCCAAGCCGGAAGTCTCGTTCATTGACCGCGACGTGCTGATCATCGACGACATCCTCGATGAAGGTCACACCCTGGGCGCGATCATCGACTTCTGCAAACATGCAGGCGCCCGTGCCGTGCACACCGCCGTGCTGATCGACAAAGACCACGACCGCAAGGCCCGCCCGGACCTGAAGGCAGACTTCGTCGGCCTGCCGTGCATCGACCGTTTCATCTTTGGTTATGGCATGGATTACAAAGGTTACTGGCGTAATGCGGCGGGGATTTACGCGGTGAAGGGGATGTAA
- a CDS encoding nad-dependent epimerase dehydratase yields the protein MHILLTGGTGLIGRQLCQRLSQQGHQLTVWSRRPEEVPRLCGDTVRGVAHLNDLGDQPVDALINLAGAPIADRPWTRKRRTLLWDSRIGLTEQLLAWMEQREQKPQVMISGSAVGWYGDGGERELDETAQPVKEDFASHLCGAWEETAQRAQALGVRVVIIRTGLVLSDQGGFLQRLLLPFKFGMGGPIGNGRQWMPWIHIQDQIAAIEFLLNQSDAQGPYNLCAPSPARNSDFAKALAAVLHRPAFMPLPGLALKILMGELSVLLLGGQRARPARLEEAGFSFRFTQLHDALNDLLN from the coding sequence ATGCACATATTGCTGACCGGCGGTACTGGGTTGATAGGGCGCCAGCTCTGCCAGCGCCTGAGCCAACAGGGACACCAATTGACCGTCTGGAGCCGCAGGCCCGAGGAGGTCCCGCGTCTGTGCGGCGACACGGTTCGAGGCGTTGCGCACCTTAATGACCTTGGCGATCAGCCGGTGGACGCGCTGATCAACCTGGCAGGCGCGCCCATTGCTGACCGTCCCTGGACCCGCAAACGCCGCACGCTGTTGTGGGACAGCCGTATTGGCCTGACCGAGCAGCTATTGGCCTGGATGGAGCAGCGCGAGCAAAAGCCGCAGGTGATGATCAGCGGTTCGGCCGTGGGCTGGTACGGCGATGGCGGCGAGCGTGAGCTGGATGAAACTGCCCAGCCGGTCAAAGAGGATTTCGCCAGCCATTTGTGCGGCGCCTGGGAAGAAACCGCGCAACGCGCGCAAGCCCTCGGGGTTCGGGTGGTGATTATCCGCACCGGGCTGGTGCTGTCCGATCAGGGCGGTTTTCTGCAACGCCTGCTGCTGCCGTTCAAGTTCGGCATGGGCGGCCCGATTGGCAACGGTCGGCAATGGATGCCGTGGATTCACATCCAGGATCAAATTGCCGCAATAGAATTCCTGTTGAACCAGAGCGACGCTCAGGGGCCCTATAATCTTTGCGCTCCTTCACCCGCGCGCAACAGTGACTTCGCCAAGGCACTGGCGGCGGTGTTGCATCGGCCTGCGTTCATGCCGTTGCCCGGTCTGGCGCTGAAAATATTGATGGGCGAATTGTCAGTCCTGTTGCTCGGTGGCCAGCGTGCCCGGCCTGCGCGCCTGGAAGAGGCTGGCTTCAGTTTCAGATTTACTCAATTGCATGATGCTTTGAACGACTTATTGAATTAG
- a CDS encoding Aminopeptidase N: MRKDKKQLIGDEIGDEQVKQFLAFEPVDATSPSLHKLIKAYRGLRVDDFERFLVFFLEAGYDLDGKDEHGNDFIATIKDQRNAEDYIALVEKARG, translated from the coding sequence ATGCGTAAAGATAAGAAGCAGTTGATTGGTGACGAAATCGGCGATGAGCAGGTCAAGCAGTTCCTGGCGTTCGAACCGGTTGATGCTACATCGCCGTCGCTGCACAAGCTGATCAAGGCTTACCGTGGCCTGCGGGTCGATGATTTCGAGCGTTTCCTGGTGTTCTTCCTGGAAGCAGGCTACGACCTGGATGGCAAGGACGAGCACGGCAATGACTTCATCGCCACGATCAAGGATCAGCGCAACGCTGAGGACTACATCGCGTTGGTCGAGAAAGCTCGCGGTTAA
- the uraA gene encoding xanthine/uracil permease family protein, whose amino-acid sequence MKQDEFNDPLWRTVLSGAQMLFVAFGALVLMPLITGLDPNVALFTAGLGTLLFQIVTGRQVPVFLASSFAFITPIILAKGQFGLAATMGGVMAAGFVYTFLGLAVKIKGTGFIDRLLPPVVIGPVIISIGLAMAPIAANMAMGKSGDGAELIPYKIAMWISMPALLTTLVVAVFGKGIFRLVPIISGVLVGFALAFYFGVVDTAKIAAAPWLAIPAFTAPEFNWQAILFIVPVALAPAIEHIGGVIAVGSVTGRDYLKKPGLHRTLFGDGIATTAAGLFGGPPNTTYAEVTGAVMLTKNYNPKIMTWAAIFAISLAFIGKFGALLQSIPVPVMGGILCLLFGSIAAVGMNTLIRHKVDLAEARNLVIVSVTLVFGIGGVLIGTGTGPDDFGLKGIALCAVTAIALNLLLPGNDGWKNKHLDDQLP is encoded by the coding sequence ATGAAGCAGGACGAGTTCAACGATCCACTGTGGCGCACGGTTTTGTCCGGTGCACAGATGCTCTTCGTGGCGTTCGGCGCACTGGTGCTGATGCCGCTGATCACCGGGCTGGATCCTAACGTTGCGCTGTTCACCGCCGGCCTGGGCACCTTGCTGTTCCAGATCGTCACAGGGCGTCAGGTGCCGGTGTTCCTGGCTTCGAGCTTTGCCTTCATCACGCCGATCATCCTTGCCAAGGGCCAGTTCGGCCTCGCCGCGACCATGGGCGGTGTGATGGCGGCAGGTTTCGTCTACACCTTCCTCGGCCTTGCAGTGAAGATCAAAGGCACCGGTTTTATCGACCGCTTGCTGCCGCCCGTGGTGATTGGCCCGGTGATCATCTCCATCGGCCTGGCCATGGCGCCGATTGCCGCCAACATGGCGATGGGCAAGAGCGGTGACGGTGCGGAGCTGATCCCGTACAAGATTGCCATGTGGATCTCGATGCCTGCACTGCTGACCACGTTGGTCGTGGCGGTCTTCGGCAAAGGCATTTTCCGCCTCGTGCCGATCATCTCTGGCGTGCTGGTGGGCTTTGCCCTGGCGTTCTATTTCGGCGTAGTCGATACCGCGAAAATTGCCGCCGCCCCTTGGCTGGCGATTCCAGCGTTTACGGCTCCAGAATTCAACTGGCAGGCGATTCTGTTCATCGTGCCAGTCGCCCTGGCGCCCGCCATCGAGCACATCGGCGGCGTGATTGCCGTGGGCAGCGTGACCGGTCGTGATTACCTGAAAAAGCCAGGCCTGCATCGCACGCTGTTCGGTGACGGGATTGCCACCACCGCTGCTGGCCTGTTCGGTGGTCCGCCAAATACCACCTACGCCGAAGTCACGGGCGCGGTGATGCTGACCAAGAACTACAACCCGAAAATCATGACCTGGGCGGCGATCTTCGCCATCAGCCTGGCCTTCATCGGCAAGTTCGGCGCGCTGCTGCAGAGCATTCCGGTGCCAGTCATGGGCGGGATTCTCTGCCTGTTGTTCGGTTCGATTGCGGCAGTGGGGATGAACACGCTGATTCGTCACAAGGTCGATCTGGCCGAAGCGCGCAACCTGGTGATCGTTTCAGTGACGTTGGTGTTTGGTATCGGCGGTGTGCTGATCGGCACCGGCACCGGCCCGGATGATTTCGGCCTCAAAGGCATTGCTTTGTGCGCCGTGACCGCCATCGCGTTGAACCTGTTGCTGCCGGGTAATGATGGGTGGAAGAACAAGCATCTGGATGATCAGTTGCCGTAG
- the upp gene encoding uracil phosphoribosyltransferase — MPIREIRHPLIRHKLGLMRRADISTKNFRELAQEVGSLLTYEATADLPLETYDIQGWAGTVSVEKIAGKKITVVPILRAGIGMLDGVLSLIPGAKVSAVGVARNEETLEAHTYLEKLVPEIDERLAMIIDPMLATGGSMVATINLLKKAGCKEIRAMVLVAAPEGIAVVEAAHPDVIIYTASIDERLNEHGYIIPGLGDAGDKIFGTKQKDA, encoded by the coding sequence ATGCCTATCCGTGAGATCCGTCACCCGCTGATCCGCCATAAACTCGGCCTCATGCGCCGCGCCGACATCAGCACCAAGAATTTCCGTGAGCTGGCTCAGGAAGTGGGTTCGCTGCTCACTTATGAAGCCACCGCTGACCTGCCGCTGGAAACCTACGACATTCAAGGTTGGGCCGGTACGGTCTCGGTCGAAAAAATCGCCGGCAAGAAAATCACCGTGGTGCCAATCCTGCGCGCCGGTATCGGCATGCTCGACGGCGTGCTCAGCCTGATCCCGGGCGCCAAGGTCAGCGCCGTGGGCGTGGCCCGCAACGAAGAAACCCTGGAAGCGCACACCTACCTGGAAAAACTGGTCCCGGAAATCGACGAACGTCTGGCGATGATCATCGACCCGATGCTGGCCACCGGCGGCTCGATGGTTGCCACCATCAACCTGTTGAAAAAAGCCGGCTGCAAGGAAATCCGCGCCATGGTGCTGGTTGCCGCGCCAGAAGGTATCGCGGTGGTGGAAGCCGCCCACCCCGATGTGATCATCTACACCGCGTCCATCGATGAACGCCTGAACGAACACGGCTACATCATTCCGGGCCTTGGCGATGCCGGTGACAAGATCTTCGGCACCAAGCAGAAGGACGCGTAA
- the hemH gene encoding ferrochelatase: protein MTDHALLLVNLGSPASTAVGDVRSYLNQFLMDPYVIDLPWPVRRLLVSLILVKRPEQSAHAYASIWWDEGSPLVVLSKRLQQAMTQEWTRGPVELAMRYGEPSIETVLTRLTSQGITNITLAPLYPQFADSTVTTVIEEAKRVVKAKSMKVNFSVLQAFYDQPEYVQALVDSVRPHLQQPHDHLLLSFHGLPERHLLKLDPTRNHCLKGPDCCKTAPPEVLATCYRAQCIQSAEAFAKLMGIPDGKWSVSFQSRLGRAKWIEPYTEAHLEELAAQGVKKLLVMCPAFVADCIETLEEIGDRGAEQFKEAGGEELTLIPCLNDDPHWAAALSKLCERAPLML, encoded by the coding sequence ATGACCGATCACGCCCTGTTGCTGGTTAACCTGGGGTCGCCAGCCTCGACTGCTGTGGGCGATGTCCGCAGTTATCTCAATCAGTTCCTGATGGACCCTTACGTCATTGACCTGCCGTGGCCGGTGCGTCGGCTGCTGGTGTCGCTGATCCTGGTCAAGCGCCCGGAACAGTCGGCCCATGCCTATGCATCCATCTGGTGGGATGAAGGCTCGCCACTGGTGGTCTTGAGCAAGCGCCTTCAGCAGGCGATGACCCAGGAGTGGACCCGTGGCCCGGTGGAATTGGCCATGCGTTATGGCGAGCCGTCCATTGAAACGGTGCTCACGCGCCTGACTTCCCAAGGGATTACCAACATCACGCTGGCGCCGTTGTATCCGCAGTTTGCCGACAGCACGGTGACCACGGTGATCGAAGAGGCCAAGCGGGTGGTCAAGGCCAAGTCGATGAAGGTCAACTTCTCAGTGTTGCAGGCCTTCTACGATCAGCCGGAGTATGTGCAGGCGCTGGTCGACAGCGTGCGCCCGCATTTGCAGCAGCCTCATGATCATCTGTTGTTGAGCTTTCATGGTTTGCCTGAGCGCCATTTGCTCAAGCTCGACCCCACCCGTAACCACTGCCTCAAAGGCCCGGATTGCTGCAAAACCGCGCCGCCTGAGGTGCTCGCCACCTGTTATCGCGCGCAGTGCATCCAGTCGGCAGAGGCCTTCGCCAAACTCATGGGTATCCCGGATGGCAAGTGGTCGGTGTCTTTCCAGTCACGGCTGGGCCGCGCGAAATGGATCGAACCCTACACCGAAGCGCATCTGGAAGAGCTGGCCGCTCAGGGCGTGAAAAAGTTGCTGGTGATGTGCCCGGCATTTGTCGCCGACTGCATCGAGACGCTGGAAGAGATCGGCGACCGTGGTGCCGAGCAATTCAAGGAAGCGGGGGGCGAGGAGCTGACACTGATCCCTTGCCTGAACGACGACCCGCACTGGGCGGCGGCGTTGAGCAAGCTGTGTGAGCGGGCGCCGTTGATGTTGTAA
- the ybgA gene encoding protein YbgA — MQGSAVHKPKLGISACLMGAEVRFNGGHKESHLCTRALTEYFEFVTACPEVAIGLGIPREPIRLVGDGQNPQAVGTVNRELNVTQALADYGVQMADELGDICGYIFMQKSPSCGLERVKVYTEKGAPVEGGGRGIYAQAFCERHPNMPVEEDGRLNDPVLRENFITRVFAYAAWQDLLKAGLTRRSLTEFHSRYKYQLMANDPVQYKALGNLLGNMGRSDPNEIAPQYFSDLMAALKKPATRRTHTNVLQHLCGYLKQTISASDKQEVQQLISQYHQGIVPLIVPLTLLKHHFRQHPDPYVALQVYMQPHPENLSLRNAI, encoded by the coding sequence ATGCAAGGTTCAGCAGTCCATAAACCCAAACTCGGTATCAGTGCCTGCCTGATGGGCGCCGAGGTGCGTTTCAATGGTGGCCATAAAGAGTCCCATTTGTGCACTCGCGCGCTGACCGAGTATTTCGAATTCGTCACGGCATGCCCGGAAGTGGCGATCGGCCTGGGCATCCCCCGCGAACCTATCCGTTTGGTCGGTGACGGCCAGAACCCGCAAGCTGTGGGCACCGTGAACCGCGAGCTGAACGTGACCCAGGCGCTGGCCGATTATGGCGTGCAGATGGCCGACGAACTGGGCGATATCTGCGGTTACATCTTTATGCAGAAGTCCCCGTCCTGCGGACTGGAAAGGGTCAAGGTGTATACCGAAAAAGGCGCCCCGGTAGAGGGCGGCGGACGCGGTATTTACGCCCAGGCATTCTGCGAGCGCCATCCGAATATGCCAGTCGAAGAGGATGGCCGCCTCAACGATCCCGTGCTGCGAGAGAACTTCATCACCCGCGTGTTTGCCTATGCCGCCTGGCAGGACCTGCTCAAGGCCGGACTCACTCGTCGCTCGCTGACCGAATTCCACTCCCGCTACAAATACCAACTGATGGCCAACGACCCGGTGCAATACAAGGCATTGGGCAATCTGCTGGGCAACATGGGGCGCAGCGACCCCAACGAGATTGCCCCGCAGTATTTCAGCGACCTGATGGCAGCGTTGAAAAAACCCGCCACCCGTCGTACCCATACCAATGTCCTGCAACACCTGTGCGGTTACCTGAAGCAGACCATCAGTGCCTCGGACAAACAGGAAGTCCAGCAGCTGATCAGCCAATACCATCAAGGCATCGTGCCCTTGATCGTGCCGCTGACCCTGCTCAAGCACCACTTCCGCCAACACCCTGACCCCTATGTGGCGCTGCAGGTTTACATGCAGCCACATCCGGAAAATCTCAGCCTGCGAAATGCGATCTAA
- the crtN gene encoding amine oxidase, flavin-containing has product MTVPIAIIGTGIAGLSAARALSAAGHSVHLFDKSRGSGGRMSSKRSDAGSLDLGAQYFTARDRRFMAAVQQWQAEGCAAQWTPLLYNFHGGQLSPSPDEQVRWVGTPGMSAITRSMLGDLPVSFACRITEVFRGEQHWNLQDAEGQSHGPFSHVIIATPAPQATALLASTPKLAGAAASVKMDPTWAVALGFDTPLNTPLQGCFVQDSPIDWLARNRSKPGRDSNLDTWVLHATSAWSRQHLDMPKEAVIEHLHGAFAELLGCAMPAPSFSLAHRWLYARPAAAHEWGALSDPDQGIYVCGDWCLSGRVEGAWLSGQEAARRLMEHLN; this is encoded by the coding sequence ATGACTGTACCCATCGCAATCATTGGTACCGGCATCGCCGGACTCTCCGCCGCCCGCGCGCTCAGCGCCGCCGGGCACTCCGTTCATCTTTTCGACAAGAGCCGTGGCAGCGGCGGCCGGATGTCCAGCAAGCGCAGTGATGCAGGCTCGCTGGACCTGGGCGCGCAATACTTCACCGCTCGCGATCGGCGCTTCATGGCCGCTGTTCAGCAGTGGCAGGCTGAAGGCTGTGCCGCACAGTGGACACCGCTCTTGTACAACTTTCACGGTGGGCAACTCAGTCCTTCGCCGGATGAACAAGTACGCTGGGTGGGCACGCCGGGCATGAGTGCGATCACGCGCTCCATGCTGGGCGACTTGCCTGTGTCTTTTGCCTGCCGGATCACTGAAGTGTTCCGCGGCGAACAGCACTGGAACCTGCAGGACGCCGAAGGCCAGAGCCATGGCCCGTTCAGCCACGTGATCATCGCCACCCCAGCGCCTCAAGCCACGGCCTTGCTGGCCTCCACGCCCAAGCTCGCCGGGGCGGCTGCCAGTGTGAAAATGGACCCGACCTGGGCCGTCGCGCTGGGTTTCGACACCCCCTTGAACACACCGCTTCAGGGCTGTTTCGTGCAAGACAGCCCGATTGACTGGCTGGCCCGCAACCGCAGCAAACCGGGGCGCGATTCAAACCTCGACACTTGGGTGTTGCACGCGACCAGCGCCTGGAGCCGCCAACACCTGGACATGCCCAAGGAGGCGGTGATTGAACATTTGCATGGCGCCTTTGCCGAATTGCTCGGCTGCGCGATGCCAGCCCCAAGCTTCAGCCTGGCCCACCGCTGGCTCTACGCCCGCCCCGCTGCGGCCCACGAATGGGGCGCGTTGTCCGACCCGGACCAAGGCATTTACGTGTGTGGCGACTGGTGCCTGTCAGGCCGGGTTGAAGGCGCCTGGCTGAGCGGCCAGGAAGCGGCGCGGCGCTTGATGGAGCACTTGAATTGA
- the mqo gene encoding malate:quinone oxidoreductase yields the protein MAHNEAVDVVLVGAGIMSATLAVLLKELDPGIKLEVVELMDSGAAESSNPWNNAGTGHAGLCELNYTPPGTDGSIDIKKAVQINTQFEVSKQFWAYLTQQGTFGSSKSFISPVPHLSFVQGEKGVAFLKTRFEAMHKHHAFSSMEYTEDKATLAEWMPLMMPGRPADEQIAATRVMNGTDVNFGNLTNQLLKHLTSTPDAQVKYCKRVTGLSRKGTGWSVTIKDVNSGSTREIDAKFVFLGAGGAALPLLQMSGIEESKGFGGFPVSGQWLRCDNPEVVKHHQAKVYSQAAVGSPPMSVPHLDTRVVDGKKSLLFGPYAGFTTKFLKHGSFLDLPLSVRVANIKPMLAVARDNMDLTKYLVSEVMQSMEQRLESLRRFYPEAKAEDWRLEVAGQRVQIIKKDPKKGGVLQFGTELVSAKDGSLAALLGASPGASVTVSIMLDLIERCFPEKTHGAWAAKLNEIFPAREKALETDAQLYERVSTQNNERLELVEKHSEPQSFA from the coding sequence ATGGCGCATAACGAAGCAGTCGATGTGGTATTGGTTGGGGCAGGCATCATGAGTGCCACCCTCGCCGTACTGCTCAAGGAGCTCGACCCCGGCATCAAGCTGGAAGTCGTTGAGCTGATGGACTCAGGCGCTGCGGAGAGTTCCAACCCGTGGAACAACGCGGGCACCGGTCACGCCGGGCTGTGCGAGCTCAACTACACACCGCCGGGCACCGATGGCTCCATCGACATCAAAAAAGCCGTGCAGATCAACACCCAGTTTGAAGTCTCGAAACAGTTCTGGGCGTATCTGACCCAGCAAGGCACCTTCGGGTCCTCTAAGTCCTTTATCAGCCCGGTGCCCCACCTGAGCTTCGTGCAGGGCGAGAAAGGCGTTGCTTTTCTCAAGACCCGCTTCGAAGCCATGCACAAGCACCACGCGTTCTCGTCCATGGAATACACCGAAGACAAGGCCACCCTTGCCGAGTGGATGCCCCTGATGATGCCCGGCCGTCCTGCCGATGAGCAGATCGCCGCGACCCGGGTGATGAATGGTACGGATGTGAATTTCGGCAACCTGACCAACCAGTTGCTCAAGCACCTGACCAGCACACCCGATGCCCAGGTCAAATACTGCAAGCGTGTTACCGGCCTGAGCCGCAAAGGCACTGGCTGGAGCGTCACTATCAAGGACGTGAACAGCGGCAGCACCCGGGAAATCGACGCCAAGTTCGTGTTCCTCGGCGCTGGCGGCGCGGCCTTGCCACTGCTGCAGATGTCCGGCATTGAAGAAAGCAAAGGCTTCGGCGGCTTCCCGGTCAGCGGCCAGTGGCTGCGTTGCGATAACCCGGAAGTGGTCAAGCATCACCAGGCCAAGGTTTACAGCCAGGCCGCGGTGGGTTCGCCGCCCATGTCCGTGCCACACCTGGACACCCGCGTGGTGGATGGCAAGAAATCGCTCCTGTTCGGACCGTATGCCGGTTTCACCACCAAGTTCCTCAAGCACGGCTCGTTCCTGGACTTACCGCTTTCGGTACGCGTGGCCAACATCAAGCCGATGCTCGCCGTGGCCCGCGACAACATGGACCTGACCAAATACCTGGTCAGCGAAGTCATGCAGTCGATGGAGCAACGTCTCGAATCGCTGCGTCGCTTCTATCCAGAAGCCAAGGCTGAAGACTGGCGCCTGGAAGTGGCCGGTCAGCGAGTGCAGATCATCAAGAAGGACCCGAAGAAAGGCGGGGTCCTGCAGTTCGGCACCGAGTTGGTGTCGGCCAAGGACGGTTCATTGGCAGCGCTGCTGGGTGCTTCGCCGGGCGCATCGGTGACGGTCTCGATCATGCTGGACTTGATCGAACGCTGCTTCCCGGAAAAAACCCACGGTGCCTGGGCCGCCAAACTCAACGAGATATTCCCGGCGCGGGAAAAAGCTCTGGAGACCGACGCCCAGCTGTACGAGCGCGTCAGCACCCAGAACAACGAACGCCTGGAACTGGTTGAGAAACACAGCGAACCGCAAAGCTTCGCGTGA
- a CDS encoding Tryptophan-rich protein (DUF2389), producing the protein MNRLNPRKLLLSKWTAALPQNREKHFLVTELFRDEEGTVLEIELQAVLTQRSERLPWQTLQNADAWQMGWK; encoded by the coding sequence TTGAATCGCCTGAACCCACGCAAGCTGCTGCTCTCGAAGTGGACAGCAGCCCTGCCCCAGAACCGCGAGAAACACTTTCTGGTCACCGAGTTGTTTCGTGACGAAGAAGGCACGGTGCTGGAAATCGAACTTCAGGCGGTACTGACCCAACGCAGCGAGCGTTTGCCGTGGCAGACGTTGCAGAATGCGGATGCTTGGCAAATGGGTTGGAAATAA